From the Salmo trutta chromosome 2, fSalTru1.1, whole genome shotgun sequence genome, one window contains:
- the lrrc31 gene encoding leucine-rich repeat-containing protein 31 — translation MESSDVQRGRGRSPFDLIMNQIRRKRTTSDRKSTSGRFLSRQAESGGLREDRETEEERDGAGVVHGPVDPAESVCDMGWGRVCVFVKRLGKRADSRTLSLAHCDLTATDVLELATLLPSLSLLEEMDLSWNELIGGCLRSLTSHLQNVGGLRTLRLSCCRLTADDITSLGEALRCVPVLEVLDLSWNAGIGGSALQGIVGKLHPTLRELYLVACQLTETDATILGGIVSVLPRLCVLDVSCNPLLAHTQTEAEDGSMSKTEPGKGGVWGLGGLVPSLSHTPSLTTLRLHDCGLTTQSLSLLGGSFNCLRSLCQLDLSCNKGVAGGLSLLSPHLALLSHLGGLDLHLCCLTHTDLQAIIQALPSLTELTELDLSSNKEVGGVVSDLVSALPLSQIKLLPLNGCSLNQESLSALALAMPYLRCIDVSWSKMVGGHLALLLEALQPSVTQELRLSSCDLTTDDLLHLAVVCKRGVLSSLRVLDLSYNGGVGEEGWCGLLGEGGLGSLEELDLSLRPLTSNPSPLTWLPTLLSAFPHLPALTRLSLQRWTLTAQEREQVNHALRKRKVLLELDPVPFASSANQEGLEEERCEE, via the exons ATGGAATCATCAG ATGTCCAGCGGGGGCGGGGACGTTCGCCGTTTGACCTCATCATGAACCAGATCCGCAGGAAACGCACGACCTCAGACAGGAAGTCAACGTCCGGCCGCTTCCTGTCCCGCCAAGCGGAGAGCGGAGGACTTCGTGAggacagagagacggaggaggagagggacggagCAG GTGTTGTTCATGGCCCAGTTGACCcagcagagagtgtgtgtgacatGGGCTGgggtcgtgtgtgtgtatttgtcaagAGGCTGGGGAAGAGAGCAGACAGCAGGACTCTGAGTCTGGCTCACTGTGACCTCACTGCTACTGATGTACTGGAACTGG CCACCttgctcccctctctgtctctattggAGGAGATGGACCTGTCATGGAACGAGCTGATTGGAGGATGTCTGAGATCATTGACCTCTCACCTCCAGAACGTGGGAGGGCTCAGAACCCTCAGGCTCTCCTGCTGTAGGCTGACTGCTGATGACATCACTTCTCTAG gtgaggcATTGAGGTGTGTTCCGGTGTTGGAGGTTCTGGACCTGTCCTGGAATGCTGGTATTGGTGGCTCAGCTTTGCAAGGCATTGTGGGTAAACTCCACCCAACCCTTAGAGAGCTCTACTTGGTGGCCTGCCAGCTCACTGAAACTGACGCTACTATACtgg gTGGTATAGTGAGTGTTCTCCCCAGACTGTGTGTGTTGGATGTGTCTTGCAACCCTCTCCtggcccacacacagacagaagcaGAGGATG GCAGCATGTCCAAGACAGAGCCAGGGAAAGGCGGCGTGTGGGGTTTGGGGGGGTTAGTCCCTTCCCTAAGCCACACCCCCTCCCTTACAACCCTACGACTACACGACTGTGGCCTGACCACACAATCCCTCAGCCTGTTGG gTGGTTCGTTCAACTGCCTCCGCTCCCTGTGTCAGTTGGACCTGTCCTGTAATAAGGGTGTGGCCGGGGGgctgtccctcctctcccctcacctggCTCTCCTCTCACATCTGGGTGGCCTGGATCTGCACCTCTgctgcctcacacacacagacctacaggccatca TCCAGGCGCTGCCCTCGCTCACTGAGCTGACGGAACTGGACCTGTCCTCCAATAAGGAGGTTGGGGGTGTGGTCAGTGATCTAGTCTCCGCCCTCCCGCTGTCACAGATTAAACTCCTCCCACTCAACGGCTGCAGTCTGAACCAGGAATCGCTCAGCGCACTCG CTCTAGCTATGCCGTACCTGCGGTGTATAGATGTGTCCTGGAGTAAGATGGTGGGCGGGCATCTGGCACTGCTATTGGAAGCTCTGCAGCCGTCAGTCACCCAGGAGCTCCGCCTTAGCAGCTGTGACCTCACCACTGACGACCTGCTTCATCTGG CTGTAGTATGTAAGCGTGGCGTTCTGTCCTCTCTGCGTGTGTTGGATCTGTCCTATAAcggaggggtgggggaggaggggtggtgtgGGTTGCTAGGGGAGGGGGGGCTGGGCTCACTGGAGGAGCTGGACCTTAGTCTgcgacccctgacctctaacccctcacCCCTGACCTGGCTGCCAACCCTGCTCTCTGCTTTTCCTCATCTACCTGCGCTGACACGTCTCTCTCTTCAGCGATGGACTCTCACagcccag GAGCGGGAGCAGGTAAACCACGCCCTCAGGAAGAGGAAAGTCCTATTAGAGTTGGACCCTGTCCCGTTTGCTTCGTCCGCCAATCAGGAGGGGCTAGAGGAGGAACGCTGTGAGGAGTAG